The DNA sequence TTCAGTTATAAATCAAGAAAACAGAAGAAGAAATTTATTCAATTCTTAATGTAAACTGAAAGTCATTGACAATGATGTATCTAACAAAAATCAATCGAAATTTTCAGGAATAATTCATCTGAGATAAAGATTCGAAGGATTTAATTTTAAAGCAAAATCAACACCTTCCTAAAGAAAAATTGCTAGTTCCTTAGGGCCTCAACCTCATCAATCGTTTTTGGTTTTGCTTTTCCAAGTATTTTATATCCATTTTCAGTAACCACAAAATTTTCTTCGTTACGAACTCCTCCAAAATGACGGAATTTCTCAATCTCATTCCAGTTCAAAAAATCACTGAACTTTCCTTCCGATTTCCACAAATCAATTAATTCAGGAATAAAATAGATTCCCGGTTCAATGGTAAAAACATGTCCGGGACGAAGTGTTTTAGCGAAGCGAAGCGATTTCAGTCCAAACTGAGTGCTTTTGGGTTCTCCACCATAACCAACCCACACTTCGCCCAAGTCTTCCATATCGTGAACATCAAGCCCCATCATGTGCCCAGTTCCACAAGGGAAAAATAATGCATGTGCACCTTGAGATACGGCTTCATCAACATCACCTTTCATTAGTCCCAATTCTTTCATTGATGTGACAATGGAGCGACAAGCGGCAAAATGAACTTCCCTGAAATTGATTCCGGGAGCAATCGCCTCAACTGCAGCCCGATGAGCTTTCAAGCTGGCAAGATAAATCTGTTTCTGAACTTCGGTAAAATTTTTACTCACCGGGAAAGTACTCGAAAGATCACCTGCATAGTGCATTTGAGATTCGGCACCGGCATCGACTAAAAACAAATCACCTTCTTTCAAAATGTTGTGATGCGAATGGTTGTGCAAAGTCTGACCATTAATGGTGGCAATTATTGGGAACGCAATATTGCAATCCTGAGCCAAAGCGACTTCATAAACTTTAGCTGCTACCTGAGCCTCAGTCATACCTGGCTTGGCAAACCTCATTGCAGCAGTGTGCATATCAACCGATAAATCAACTGCTTTCTCTATTTCAGAAATCTCTAGTGTCGATTTAATTTCCCGCTGGCTGATCACGGCTTTTACCAATTCAGACGAAGCATTAAGATTAATCTGGTCGGGACGAATATTCAGAAAGCGTAACAATTTTATTTTATTCTCAGGTCGGTATGGCGGCAGAAAATGGATTTCTTTACGCGAAGCCTGAGCTTCTTTAAGAATCGTATAAAGTTTTACCATGGGGTGCGTTTCTTCAATTCCTGAAAGCTTCGCACGTTCGGCAATGGTAGGTTGGGGTCCCATCCACACAATATCGTCAATGGTATAGTCATCCCCAAATACAACTTCATGCTGATTATCAATATCAATTACAGCCGCAAGAGAAGGAAAATCTATACCAAAATAATATAAGAATGAACTATGTTGCCTGAAGTGATAAGTGTTATCTGCATAATTCATCGGACTTTCATCGTTTCCCCAAAAGAGGATCAATCCGGAACCAATCTTTTCGCAAAGAATCTTTCTTCTTTGAATGTAAACTTCTGCTTGAAACATATTTTCACAGTATTGATGGAAGCGCTAAAGTTAGAAATATGATTTGATTTATCATTCGGAAAACCGAAATGAGTTATTTAAAATAGACGCCACTTTATGACTTCTTCGATTCAAATTAGTTTAATTAAATCATTGAGCAAACTGATTCCTTAAGCAAAAGTCCGGTTACAATAATTTAAATGAGACATTTTTATCTTTTATTCGTGATTCAATAATCAAATCGCGACTTTATCTGTTGTTATTATCAAGTTAAAATTGAAATTTTATGCAGAATTTAGTTTGTCCCATATCAGATCAGCGCGTGAATGAGCAAATCACACGTTTAAATGCCATGCTTGTTATCGGAATTATTGTATTGGCTTTTGTGTTGAACTCATTATCCCTGTTCGTTTTCCTGATGGCAGATTTTTTCATCCGGGCTTTTACCAATCTAAAATTTAGTCCAATTAGTTTTGCAAGCCATTCGTTGAGCAACGCCCTCAATTTACCTATTCGAATGATTGATAAGGCGCCTAAAATATTTGCCGCACGGTTGGGCTTTTTGATGACATTGGCAATGTTCCTTTTATTTATTTTCAGCTTTAAAATTACAGCTATTGCTGTGGCTGCAATACTGATATTTTTTGCGAGTCTTGAGTTCTTTTTGGCTATTTGCGCGGGTTGTTTGATTTACACTTACCTGATTCTCCCTTTCTACAAAAAATAAACCTATGAAAAACAATCTTTTTACAATCGTTTTGATTTTGGGCTCGACAATTTGTGCTGTAGGGCAAACCGAAAAATCGGTAAATAATATCAATGGCGGCATGCCCAACCGGATTTCGATGAATGTAACTGTAGCTAAACAAACGCAAGGCGCAACTTTTGGCGAAAAAGTCAATGCCGGTCTTCAAGCTGCGGGTGGGGCATACGTTATCTTTCCAAATAAACAAGCTTTCCTGATTACCCGTAATAAAGTTTCTGAAATGACTTCTTCAGAAGTGGCCAAAGTAAATGCAGGACTACATGCAGCAGGGAGTGCAGTTGCTCAAGGAGCATCGTTGGTTGGCGGAGCATTGCCAGGTGGAGCCGTGATTTCGGCTGCCGTTTCGAAAGCTGATGGTGGAAGGCCAATCTGGGAAGTTAAAAATGTAAGCGACGGATTTCTATTACCATCAAACCTCACAGATGGGGAATATACTTTGACCATAGTGGTCGAAAAAGCAACCTCAGGATTAAAAGACACCTTAAAAACTCAGGTTCGGCTGGGAATTAAAGTAGAAGGCCGAACATATAAGGTAATTTCAGCAGGTGTTTGAAAAAAACCTATAAATAAATAACTATGAACCACGTAAAACTTTTCATTCTGGTATTTGCATTTTTTTGTTTTTCAACGGCATTCGGACAAGAAAAAAGACAAATCGATTCCGCTGCTGAATCAGTGAATAATCCGGTCAAAACTAAGATTGCAGCTAATGGCTCGTTTAAACAGCCAATAACGATCGAAATATTTTCGAGTAAAGAGAAAGACAATCAAAACAGGGCAGTTGTCAATGGCCTGACAGTTAAAGGAGTAATTGTTTCATCTGCGGTTTCATCAGTCGGAAATCTGGCTGGAGCAGGTGGAGGAGCTGCAGCAGCATCTTATGCCGCAACCGGGAAAGCAGCGAACGGTAATATTAAAATCACCATTTCGCAACCCGAAACCGGCGACGAAGCAAGCACTTTTGCTGATGAAAAGGGAAATTTTTCGGTTACCCTGAAGCATGATACGCTGCACACTATTTATGTGAATGGTGTTGAATATGGACAGATTAAACTAAAAACGAAACACGATACGGCTAAAAATTCGATAAGTAATATTCGATAAACCGATATTTGCGAATAATAAGCTTTTGTCTTTATGGCTGTTTTGGTGCTAACTGAAACAGCTATTTTTTTCTAAAATAGTTCACAAAAGGGCATAAAAAAGCTTCAGCATAAAATGCCAAAGCTTTCGTAGTAGCGGGAGCCGGACTCGAACCGACGGCCTTTGGGTTATGAGCCAAAAAAATCAAATATTTAAAAGTATATATGTAATTAAATATCAACACAATACAACAATTTAAATTTTACGATTTCCTTACTCCACTATCAAAATCCACCCTTTTTCCTTACCTCATTCCTTACCTCGCTCAGTATTATCATAAGCCAAGACTGAGCAGGGGAAAACAAATTAAAACAATCAAATTTTTAATCATTGTTCGCCCGGATCATCAAGATCCATTTTTATTTATGGGTAATGAAATATTGCTTGGCTTTTGACTTGTCCTTTAAGCCAAGCAATATCTAAAACTCCTTAGATCTCTGGATCGCTTTAAAGATTAGCTGCATAAAGACATTATTCAAGCCAAGCAACATCTTGCTACAATTTTCCTTGCCCGGAGAAAAGTTTTTGAAAGAATTCGTTGTTGTGGTTTTTTGCTCGGGATGGATATATTTATAATATATAATCAAGAAATTGGTTCTGTTATTAAAAATTTCATTGGGACGACCAGAGGGTCGTCCCTTTTTTTGCAGTTGTTCCTAAATATTAATAGTATCTTAGCTAATATCAAACAATTATAAAGATGGAAGCAATTGTATTTGTTAAGAATTACATGGATTACCTTGACGAAATAAGTCAAGTCATCAAACCCGAACTTCAACCAATCTTGGATGAACTTAAAGAAATCGACCCACATGATTTGGTTAGGCCAGATTCATGGTTTCAAAGTGAATCAGAAGCAAGAGGGTTTGTGTGGAGTATGTTTGTCAAAAGAACAAAAGAAGATTCTAAAATACAGTCATTTTGAACTATTTCTGATAATCCTTTCCCAATATTGATCTCATGGAAGTGCCATTAATAAAGTATTCATAATGTGCTCCAGCTACTTCTTTATCATCATTAATAATCCTTCCTTTCGTATTTTTATATAAGTCATAGGCTCTGTTAACTAATCCGACTACCTTTCCGTTCTTATCAACAATAGGTGCTCCTACAAAATTAGAATAGTAAAGAAAAACATCTGTTTGAAGCCGGATTTCCGGCTCTGAATATTTTTCGTTTAATGGTGTCTCAACAATTCCACGGACAATTTTTAAATTGTGATCCTTGTCATAACCAACTATATACAGTGTGTCCTTATTTGCTGTCTTTCTTATGTCTGGTTCTAATGGGATTAGATTTTTGTTCTTCTGTTTCAATGAAAAGGTCAAGAAATAGGCTGAATATAAAAAGATCGAATATTTCTTTTCTATTTTATCCTTCATGAATAATGTGTCTAACACCACCTTCTGGGTTGGATCATCAGAAACATACATCCTCCAATATTTCATTTCTTTACCGAAATCTTTGATGTATAACATCTTTCCTCTTGTGTAAGTTGTTCCGGTAAAATCACGAGCGGTACAGGCAATCGTATCGTTCTTGTATTTGATTAAAAATCCTAAACCCCAATCCATTTTACCGTCAGTAAATTCTGCATCATTACTTAACACGACTTTCTTCCATTGAATAAAAGATATAGGGTCTTCAATGTTCTGCCCCATGGCACATTTAAAGGCAACAAGCAAGAAAATAGAAATAAGAATAGAATACTTCATTTTAATAATTGATATACTGAAAGATAGATTAATTCATTGTTCTGTTAAGAATGATTTGAAAGATAAATGTTTTTGGGTAATTTTCATAATTCTAAGCGTTACAACCTCAAACTGTCATACACATCAAGGATTTCCCTTTCCCGAATCCCCAAATATCGTTTCGTCAGGGCGACCGAACTGTGACCGAATAACTCCATCAACAACACAATGGATTCATTGGAATAGTTGTTCAACTTCAAAACACGATTCCCCAATGTCTTACGGAACATGTGACTGGAAACGTTTCCTTCCAGTTCAATCCCGTATTTCTTAAAAATCCGTTTTAGTTCAACGTTTACCCAACTCTTGTCAATGGGCTTTGTACCATATCGGTTCAGGAAGATGTACTGGTCGGTGTTAACAACGACCAGTCTACCTTTGATACGTTCAATGATGGTTTTAAGGTCAGGATTGATTTTAATTCTTCTGGTCTTACCCGTTTTCTGTTCCTGAACGGTTAGAATGTCAGTGTTTTCAAACTGGCTAAATCGAAGTTGAAGTAAATCGGAAATCCGAAGACCAGTGAAAACACCTGTGGCGATAAGAAGACAGTATTTGTATTCACCATCTCTTTCAAGTTTGCTGATTAGTGACTTGAATTGATCCCAATCCATGCTCGTAGTTGTTGTTCGTTGACCCTTTAGTGACATAGCTTTTGGTTTAAAAGTTTAGGGACAAGAACGAGAATTTCCTTATACTTTGCTGCATTTTCTGTGCTAAGTAAAAGCTAAATCATGCTGAAAATGAGATGGTTTAGTGAGATCGTTGCTGGTCAAGGATTTCAGAAAATTGGGTGCTTATACTTTTGTTATTAGTATAAGCAAAACAAAAGTCCTTCCACATGACAGGAAGTTTTTTTAAAGGAATTTTGTTAAAGTGGATATGTCTTAGGTTATTAAAGTACTGGCGTTATTCAAATGATTTCAACCAAAGACCCGTACTCCAAATTTCCTGTCAAGCTGAAAACAGCCTGAGCGGAAAGATGCCCACCAAAAACCACTGCTACCGGCCGGGTAGCTGATGTCATAGCACGTTTTTAAATCTAAAAAGAAATGAAAAAGGATGTGTCTCTATTGACAATTCTAATTTCATCGCTATTCTCAATTTTAATTATTGAATCGTTTACTGCAACAAAATCATAAAATCCACTTGTATCATTACTGAAACTCAGACTGTCCTTCCCGTCCTTATTAATAAATACTAACATTTCATAATTATGCTGTTTCGTGTCAATGTACTTTCTAATAATTCGTCCACTGAATTTTTCTTTTTTAAATCTCTCAATATACTGTATATGAATGTAATAAGTAAATTTATTCGCGAGATAAATCAACCCGATAAAAACGGCAAAACCAATTATTTTCTTAATATACTTCATTTAAGTCGATCCTATTTTGTCCAATTATTACAGTCAAAATGAAAATTCAATCAATACTCATTGCTGTCCCTGTCAGCGTTTAAATGGGCTATAAAGTAGGAAGTTACACGGGGAGCTGAAGTTATAGGGTGTTTTCAATTTCTTTAATCGCACGTTCCAGAACTGCATCTCTTTTATTCATGTAATCTTCAATCGTTTGTTTTACTTCAATGTCTGGCTTAACACCACTGTTTACAAATCTTTTTTCGCTTATCGGATAGCAAATGCGTCTGGTACAAATTCTTGCATATCCTCCTCCTGGTAATCCAGGTACCACTAATGGCGAACCTGTTGAGCCTCCGGTTTCTTCACCAATCAATTTTGGTCTGTTGGGCGTTTCATAGATATTAACTAAAAAATCTTCTGCCGCAGAAAAAGTAAATCGTCCAATTAATATAGTCGTTGGACAAGTGATCCTTTTTAGTGTATCTGATACAAATACGGAATCAGGTCTCTCGAAACGATATGCACGATTTAAAAAGTAATCTTTATATTCCTTTTGCCAATTTCCATTTGCTTTTCTTACACCATCATTTGTTCTTGTCTCCCAAGAATAGTTGAGAAAAGAATTCCCCTTTGTCAGATATTTTTGCAAATGCCAAGCTACACCGGTGGATCCGCCACCATTTTTACGAAGGTCAATAATTACCCCTTTTGCTTTAGATAACTTATCAGCGACATTGTCAAATTCTTTGATCGCTTTATCCTCTGGCGAAAATCGATTGAAACTCACCAATGCAATGTCATTATCCAACCATTTTAGATCAACAATGTTCCGCGAGTAATTTATTACCGGACCCCAATATTGATCATTATTGGTGCGAGTAGCCTCGCCATTGCGCCGAAGTTCAATTTTAACAGTATCACCATTGGTTTTTCTAATTGTTCCTTTGAACGTTTGATCTTTGAAGCCATTCTGCAACTTTGAAATTCCTTGCATCCATAAATGTTGTTCAGTCGAAGCTGATATGTATGGAAATATATTTGTTTCGAGATATTTTGAAGTAGGAATATTCTCAACTTCAATTAACTCAGCACCAACCCAAGTTGAATCTAGTTCGGATATTTTACGCACAGCCGTTATATAAACTTTGTTATTAAAGTTTTGCAAGGAGACTGGAATATAATCGGTATAAGGATAAAATTGTCCATTATCCGATACCTCGCTGTGACCATCTTGTAAATTTGCCATGAACTTTCTCAACACCTGATAGTATTCATAGTCGTTTCTTGTTGCCAGTGCCAAAGGGATAAAAGTCTTATAAAGGCTATCTAAATTGAGTTTAAGTCGGTCAATATTAACAAAATTGTACTTTGTTTCTGACCAGACTTGGCTCAACCAATACAACTTTTCATCTGCGGAAATTTTATTTGGCAAATCCTTTATTCCAATAATCTCAGTACGCGCAGTGTCTTGATTGTTAAGAATGATATTGAATTTTAAGGTGTCGTTTTTGGAAACGTAAAAAGAAGCTGTGTCAATATTGGTTTGAAATACAACCTTATTTTTCTCATTGGAACAATAAACTTTCAGTCTGTCCGGATTATTTTCTGGTGAAATACGCCAGTCCTGTACTACTCCATTAACACAAACTTTTATGTTTTCTTGCTCGATTGAATAATTTTTTGTCCATTAACAATTGAAAACGAAAAAATTACAAATAAAAGCACAAAGATTCTTTTCATAAGCTGGGTATGTCTATTGATTCATATTCTTTTGTGTGAAGCGACTTTTAAATGGCACACAATAGGAGGAAGCTACTCGCAGGAGCGGATTGCGGGCGATTTCCGGTCAAGCCGAAAAGACGGCCAGAGCGAAAAGATACACACCGAAAACCATAGCTGCCGGATTTCTGTGGCTGTTATTAAAGCTTGTATTTTATTTCCAAGTTTCATCTTTGGTTAAATCATACCCCCGTAGTCTAAATAATAAACGACTTCTCCTGTCTGTGTATCCACTAAAGTTTTTACACTATTATCCCAGAAAGTAACTTCCCAACACTCACGTATTTCAACTTTATTTTCTTTTTGGAGCGGATAAAGTACTTTATTAAACTTATCTTTTTCAACATTTGACAAATTTAAAGGAGTAACATCCTTATGATTTTCTTTGATATATTGAATTGAAATAGCTAATGCTTGATCTGGATTTTTTATCTCTTCTTCGGGGATATAAACTTCAGGATACCAACGTCCAAGTATTTGCATTTTATTGTCAGTTTGCGAAAAATAGAATTTCACCTGAACATTCTCCATGTTTCTGTCTTTCAACTTATTTTGCTTTAATAAAAACATTGGAGAGGCTTTTATTAACCCATATTTGAAATAATCACCTAATGAAACATCAACACCACCAGTAAGACGAATACTTATATCCGTTGAGATATTAAGGTTAACACTTTTATCGATGCCAATAAAATTACCGTATGTTTTTAATATCATCGAAATATTCTCTTTCACTAAAGTCGAATCCAGACCTTTGCTTAAACTAACAGGGACGCTGCCAGACAGTATTCCGAATTCATTGAGAGTTAAACTTTCAATCGTATTAATCGAATTAAATTTCTGCAATTCAATGTCTAACTCTTGTTTACTCAATACACCATAGGTATATGGGTATTCTGGACTTGGAACTTTTTCAACTTCATCTTTTGAACATGCCTGTACAAAGAGCGTAAAGAGTAGAATTACTTTTAAATAATTATTCATGGTTATTCGTTTTTGTTCTGCTATTTTAATATAAGCGTTAATGTTGGGGGTAGCAGATATTAACGCCTGGTTTTCAATTTCTAATCGATTTTATATTCTGCGACGTACAAATCAAATCCACCCATTCCCCCTTTTCTGTTTGATGAAAATATTATAAAATCGCGCCCAAACATTTTAAAGGTAATGGGACGGAATTCATCTTTGCTTGTGTTTATTTCACTTCCAAAATTTTCAGGTTCTGTCCATAGTCCATTGACAAAGAATGAATACCATAAGTCATATCCACCATATCCTCCTTCCCTGTTTGACGCAAATACCATCATTTCATCTCCTCCAATAAATGGGCATTTATCGTCAGCGATACTTGATAAAGATTCAATTTTATTTATAGTTTTAAACTCCCCATTTATTAAGGATTCGAGGTTAAATTCATCTTTAAAAGAAGCATTATAAATATTAAATACATTACTGTTCTTATTGCTACAGAAAATTATATTCTTTTTGTCTGTTGAGAAGGTTGGATAAAGGTCATCATCGTATTCATTTATTTTTGGAATTAACTTTGGAATTGAATCAAAACTATCATATTTAGCAGAATACCAATCAGTGAGATTCAAAAAATGGATATCGTAACCAGCAGCATTTTGTGTAGAATACATGAAAAATAAATTTCCTCCAGATGAATTAAAATATGGTCCAAATTCATTTCCAGTTGAATTAACATTTCGAAAAATATTTTCCCAATAATGGGGAGTACCATAATCTGAAACTTCGATTGTAATATCTTTAGTTTCTGGGTCTTCTGTTATAACTAAATTTTTATAAATCAAGTCAAAGTCTTTCCCTCGACTATTTCGGTTTGATGAAAAAATAATTTCCTTATCCTTAATGAAATCAAGGGTTGAGTTATAATCATCATATTCAGAATTTAAAGCACTTAAATTGACAGGATTTTGTGAAACAGTAACTATTTTCTCAACAACAAAATCATTGTTGTCCCAAAAACAACCTGTTAGCATAAGGGGTAGAATTGTTAAAAATAATATTTTTTTCATTTTGTTTTTGATTTGGGCTTTTTAATTAATTCTTATTCTTAATTTAAATCATTGTTCATTTGTAAAACTTGGCGTTAACGGACGGAACTATATGCAGTTGCGGGATTGCGGGCGATTTCCTGTCAAGCCGAAAAACAGCCCGAGCGGAAAGATGCCCACAGAAAACCACCGCTGCCGCTGCCGGGTAGCTGAAGTTATAAGCCGTTTTTATTTCATCTTTCTAAGTACATGACAAAAATTTAAAAATATCGATATCATCTTGAAAGAAAGCGTTTAAAAGAACAGTTGCAATATATGTTAGACCATATTTGAATAGACTTTTAGTTTTGTTTCCATGTTTCTTGATCGGGATTGGTTTGATGTATCTGTGCAAATAATCACCGACAAGGTATGCCCATGTAAAAGCTACTATCACCAATGCAAACAGTTTTTCAATTCTTCCAATTTCAGTCAAGTGTGTATCTTCAATATTAAAGCCACTTGTTTTTAAAGCTCTAAAAGCAGTTTCAATCTGCCATCGTTCTTTGTAAATACAAAGTGCATCTTCTGGCTTGTTGAATGAGATAACAATCTGCAATTCAGGCTTTCCATCTTTGTTCTTTACTTTAGAGGCTGACAGATAACACAGTTGATCGTTCAGATAAATAATACGGTGGTTCACTCGGCAACCATTTAGCGGCAAATCGGCAAACAGCCAACTGGCTTTAACTCGTTTGCCATTGTGAGGTTGCAAAACCCAAAAGTTTTCGCGGATGCGGATATAGTAACGAATCCGGTTCTCATTCAGATACTTGATCCATCGTTCTCCAACAAACTCCCGATCTGCGGTCAAACAATCCAACGAAGCAGATCCAAAAAGACGGATAAACCGTTCAATCAATTCAATGCGTTCATTGGTGTTTGAATTACCAAACTTGGGCAACAACTTAAACAACAGCGGAAAAGCAACTCCATGATAAACAACTGCAATTACCAATACATTGATATTCTGCTGTCCAAACTTCCAATTTGTCCTATCCATTGCCAGACGGAAAGGTGGTTCATGAGGTAATAGTCTGAATA is a window from the Aquipluma nitroreducens genome containing:
- a CDS encoding aminopeptidase P family protein; this translates as MFQAEVYIQRRKILCEKIGSGLILFWGNDESPMNYADNTYHFRQHSSFLYYFGIDFPSLAAVIDIDNQHEVVFGDDYTIDDIVWMGPQPTIAERAKLSGIEETHPMVKLYTILKEAQASRKEIHFLPPYRPENKIKLLRFLNIRPDQINLNASSELVKAVISQREIKSTLEISEIEKAVDLSVDMHTAAMRFAKPGMTEAQVAAKVYEVALAQDCNIAFPIIATINGQTLHNHSHHNILKEGDLFLVDAGAESQMHYAGDLSSTFPVSKNFTEVQKQIYLASLKAHRAAVEAIAPGINFREVHFAACRSIVTSMKELGLMKGDVDEAVSQGAHALFFPCGTGHMMGLDVHDMEDLGEVWVGYGGEPKSTQFGLKSLRFAKTLRPGHVFTIEPGIYFIPELIDLWKSEGKFSDFLNWNEIEKFRHFGGVRNEENFVVTENGYKILGKAKPKTIDEVEALRN
- a CDS encoding DUF4395 domain-containing protein; this encodes MQNLVCPISDQRVNEQITRLNAMLVIGIIVLAFVLNSLSLFVFLMADFFIRAFTNLKFSPISFASHSLSNALNLPIRMIDKAPKIFAARLGFLMTLAMFLLFIFSFKITAIAVAAILIFFASLEFFLAICAGCLIYTYLILPFYKK
- a CDS encoding Ig-like domain-containing protein — its product is MKNNLFTIVLILGSTICAVGQTEKSVNNINGGMPNRISMNVTVAKQTQGATFGEKVNAGLQAAGGAYVIFPNKQAFLITRNKVSEMTSSEVAKVNAGLHAAGSAVAQGASLVGGALPGGAVISAAVSKADGGRPIWEVKNVSDGFLLPSNLTDGEYTLTIVVEKATSGLKDTLKTQVRLGIKVEGRTYKVISAGV
- a CDS encoding serine protease family protein, which translates into the protein MKYSILISIFLLVAFKCAMGQNIEDPISFIQWKKVVLSNDAEFTDGKMDWGLGFLIKYKNDTIACTARDFTGTTYTRGKMLYIKDFGKEMKYWRMYVSDDPTQKVVLDTLFMKDKIEKKYSIFLYSAYFLTFSLKQKNKNLIPLEPDIRKTANKDTLYIVGYDKDHNLKIVRGIVETPLNEKYSEPEIRLQTDVFLYYSNFVGAPIVDKNGKVVGLVNRAYDLYKNTKGRIINDDKEVAGAHYEYFINGTSMRSILGKDYQK
- a CDS encoding tyrosine-type recombinase/integrase encodes the protein MSLKGQRTTTTSMDWDQFKSLISKLERDGEYKYCLLIATGVFTGLRISDLLQLRFSQFENTDILTVQEQKTGKTRRIKINPDLKTIIERIKGRLVVVNTDQYIFLNRYGTKPIDKSWVNVELKRIFKKYGIELEGNVSSHMFRKTLGNRVLKLNNYSNESIVLLMELFGHSSVALTKRYLGIREREILDVYDSLRL
- a CDS encoding S41 family peptidase; the encoded protein is MPNKISADEKLYWLSQVWSETKYNFVNIDRLKLNLDSLYKTFIPLALATRNDYEYYQVLRKFMANLQDGHSEVSDNGQFYPYTDYIPVSLQNFNNKVYITAVRKISELDSTWVGAELIEVENIPTSKYLETNIFPYISASTEQHLWMQGISKLQNGFKDQTFKGTIRKTNGDTVKIELRRNGEATRTNNDQYWGPVINYSRNIVDLKWLDNDIALVSFNRFSPEDKAIKEFDNVADKLSKAKGVIIDLRKNGGGSTGVAWHLQKYLTKGNSFLNYSWETRTNDGVRKANGNWQKEYKDYFLNRAYRFERPDSVFVSDTLKRITCPTTILIGRFTFSAAEDFLVNIYETPNRPKLIGEETGGSTGSPLVVPGLPGGGYARICTRRICYPISEKRFVNSGVKPDIEVKQTIEDYMNKRDAVLERAIKEIENTL
- a CDS encoding IS4 family transposase, producing the protein MTPRVDAKSSELVSIFHKQSGWNLARVKFFVFMISALCKVQTVGFEKLATAFDSNASTSSSLRRIQRFMSEYLLDTDLIAKLIFRLLPHEPPFRLAMDRTNWKFGQQNINVLVIAVVYHGVAFPLLFKLLPKFGNSNTNERIELIERFIRLFGSASLDCLTADREFVGERWIKYLNENRIRYYIRIRENFWVLQPHNGKRVKASWLFADLPLNGCRVNHRIIYLNDQLCYLSASKVKNKDGKPELQIVISFNKPEDALCIYKERWQIETAFRALKTSGFNIEDTHLTEIGRIEKLFALVIVAFTWAYLVGDYLHRYIKPIPIKKHGNKTKSLFKYGLTYIATVLLNAFFQDDIDIFKFLSCT